The following are encoded together in the Rhizoctonia solani chromosome 10, complete sequence genome:
- a CDS encoding alpha/beta hydrolase family protein, with translation MDGDGNFVGWTRILAHWHTRPRVSLVVPVIGSPSYLTLFQHRAEGLGLALAPPYLPASLRREMERATPRVDAFKGKDVLVMSGADDMLVPFEESGSREFTQRLKDAAICRTLEVWVQPETGHTCSIEMIDRAKDFIWTNGIQPHTPTPPDYINQSPHRLALLGFLKASPEPEPEPPECVIKSMWAVLRGTVRWPVTIQLTDDAHDNVATTSSSPSPPCPLDHIIGDRLGSGVDHEV, from the exons ATGGAT GGTGATGGGAATTTCGTTGGGTGGACACGCATCTTGGCACATTGGCACACACGACCTCGCGTATCCCTTGTGGTCCCGGTCATTGGATCACCATCATACTTGACCTTGTTCCAGCATCGAGCAGAGGGCCTCGGCCTTGCACTCGCTCCACCGTACCTTCCAGCCTCGCTCAGACGCGAGATGGAACGCGCGACGCCAAGAGTCGATGCATTTAAAGGCAAAGATGTCCTCGTCATGAGTGGAGCCGACGACATGCTCGTACCGTTTGAAGAGAGCGGGTCTAGAGAGTTTACGCAACGGCTGAAAGATGCGGCGATTTGCAGGACACTCGAGGTGTGGGTCCAACCCGAGACAGGACATACGTGCTCGATTGAGATGATAGATCGCGCCAAA GATTTCATCTGGACAAACGGGATCCAAC CGCATACACCGACACCTCCTGACTACATTAACCAGTCCCCCCACCGCCTCGCCCTCCTTGGCTTTTTGAAGGCCTCGCCGGAACCGGAACCCGAGCCTCCTGAGTGCGTAATTAAGAGTATGTGGGCGGTACTGCGCGGTACGGTACGCTGGCCCGTGACAATTCAACTAACCGATGACGCTCATGACAACGTGGCTACCACGAGTTCATCACCCTCCCCTCCCTGCCCCCTGGATCATATAATAGGAGACCGGCTGGGAAGTGGAGTGGACCACGAGGTCTAG
- a CDS encoding Calponin homology (CH) domain, with protein sequence MQALKLQRKYPQVKQEEMFDLISKFNALDVEGTGAITKADAISALQSSGEGSYDQVREVLKGVSVDASGKVELEDWLVTKLRTTRAASILPTKAGKVTVQGSNANVSHTINEDERSEFTIHINGVLAGDPDVGSRLPIPTDNMQLFDECRDGLILCKLINDSVPETIDTRVLNVPKTKKGLNAFQITENNNIVITSAKAIGCSVVNIGSSDIAEGREHLILGLIWQVIRRGLLSKIDLKNHPELYRLLEEGETVEDLLKLPPDQLLLRWFNYHLRAAGHKRKVNNFSRDVADGENYTILLNQLKPNECSRAPLQERDLLKRAELVLQNADKIGCRKYLSAQAMVAGNPKLNLAFTAHLFNTHPGLAPLEEPMPTEAVEDFDAEGEREARVFTLWLNSLNVEPSVYSLFNDLKDGVVILQAFDKVSPGSVVWRRVSKPKPVPTSPVQQSFVVGGDEEDEGPVPHAGLSRFKAVENNNYAVELAKSNGMHIVGIQGSDIVDGTKTLVLGLVWQLMRLSIYKTLSSLTNGATPNSPPLRSFKDPALSSAVFFLDLLDALRPGIVDYSLVYNPARSDEEKKQNAKLAISIARKMNALIFLVPEDIVDIRPRLLDVVDTK encoded by the exons ATGCAGGCACTCAAGTTGCAACGAAAGTATCCGCAAGTGAAGCAGGAGGAGATGTTTGATCTCATAAGTAAATTCAA TGCCTTGGATGTCGAAGGTACTGGCGCCATTACCAAGGCCGACGCGATTTCCGCACTTCAGAGTTCTGGAGAGGGAAGCTATGACCAAGTCCGTGAAGTTCTCAAGGGTGTCAGTGTCGACGCTTCCGGAAAGGTCGAGTTGGAAGATTGG TTGGTAACCAAGTTGCGAACAACACGTGCGGCAAGTATTCTTCCAACAAAGGCCGGAAAAGTCACGGTTCAAGGCTCCAACGCGAACGTTAGCCACACGATCAACGAGGATGAGCGAAGTGAATTCACCATCCATATCAACGGT GTTCTTGCTGGTGACCCAGATGTGGGGTCTCGTCTACCCATCCCGACGGATAACATGCAGCTCTTTGACGAATGCCGAG ATGGCTTGATTCTGTGTAAACTTATTAACGATTCCGTCCCTGAGACCATCGATACTCGTGTCCTGAACGTACCAAAGACCAAGAAAGGATTAAACGCATTCCAAATCACCGAAAATAACAATATCGTCATTACTTCTGCCAAG GCTATCGGATGCTCCGTCGTAAACATTGGTTCGTCAGATATCGCAGAAGGTCGGGAGCACTTGATCCTTGGTCTGATCTGGCAAGTCATTCGTCGCGGTTTGCTCAGTAAGATCGATTTGAAGAACCACCCAGAGCTCTACCG TCTCCTCGAAGAAGGCGAAACTGTGGAAGATCTTCTCAAATTGCCACCCGACCAACTGCTCCTCCGTTGGTTCAACTATCATCTCAGGGCCGCAGGTCACAAGCGAAA AGTAAACAACTTCAGCCGCGATGTCGCAGATGGCGAGAATTACACGATTTTGCTCAACCAATTGAAACCCAACGAATGCTCTCGTGCGCCACTCCAAGAACGAGATTTGTTGAAGCGCGCAGAGCTA GTTCTTCAAAACGCTGACAAGATTGGCTGCCGAAAGTATCTATCAGCACAAGCTATGGTTGCTGGAAATCCTAAGCTGAACTTGGCTTTTACCGCGCATTTGTTCAACACCCATCCAGGACTCGCGCCTCTGGAAGAGCCG ATGCCTACCGAGGCAGTTGAGGACTTTGATGCTGAAGGCGAACGTGAGGCACGAGTGTTCACGTTATGGCTCAACTCCTTGAACGTGGAGCCTAGTGTTTACAGCCTGTTCAACGACCTCAAG GATGGGGTTGTTATACTACAAGCATTCGACAAAGTCAGCCCCGGTTCTGTTGTTTGGCGCCGAGTGTCGAAACCGAAGCCAGTCCCCACGTCCCCAGTTCAACAGTCTTTCGTTGTTGGCGGAGATGAGGAAGATGAAGGTCCGGTCCCACATGCTGGGTTGTCCCGCTTCAAGGCAGTCGAGAACAACAATTACGCTGTAGAATTAGCTAAATCCAACGGAATGCACATCGTGGGGATTCAGGGCTCGGATATTGTTGACGGGACCAAGACACTAGTGTTGGGGTTGGTGTGGCAATTAATGAG GTTGAGCATTTATAAGACCCTTTCTTCCCTCACCAA TGGCGCGACTCCAAATAGTCCCCCGCTGCGCTCGTTTAAG GATCCCGCCTTATCATCTGCCGTATTTTTCCTTGACTTGCTGGATGCCTTGAGGCCTGGGATCGTAGACTATTCTCTGGTTTATAATCCTGCACGAAGTGACGAGGAGAAGAAACAGAACG CTAAACTCGCTATCTCGATCGCGCGCAAGATGAATGCGCTAATTTTCTTGGTTCCTGAAGATATAGTTGACATTCGACCTCGTTTG CTTGATGTCGTTGACACTAAGTAG
- a CDS encoding SET and MYND domain protein: protein MDEGFGLDPLFLTNLFQDLFECPALVAHAEKRGTTSESDEGSSEGTVGTVFVPSETVFVPSETSNSVKRKEFELLESHRDKLEPSSLQTISYTRLGHALSSYVSHGAPDTNKLLELRLGSAKDIVDLLSKFSANAHTLSTPSLTPIGVALSPVAALINHSCVPNCVVVFPKASETKKVPNEMLIIAIGKIPRTEILQERYFFKCHCPNCETTSLVKTPYVDSRRALRCASKSCEGFLPMPRLDDSKLKKTEVQCLQCNIVYYRTPGDRRCNPARRRRARKGGGTSILCLTLCAGLLDPERAFKYTSNLIPMVSRFFHPSAHPLLALSRLHLSLLISRLDLDRSILDEAIRAAARVAAGISAVLPAGHPVRAVTYAELGKLLAVDDIILKDRSLPNPPRPTRPQGQPNLGCW, encoded by the exons ATGGACGAGGGATTTGGACTAGACCCTCTCTTCCTGACCAATTTATTCCAAGACCTG TTTGAATGCCCTGCTCTTGTAGCACATGCAGAGAAACGAGGAACTACCTCAGAGTCTGACGAAGGGAGTAGTGAGGGCACTGTGGGTACCGTATTCGTGCCTTCGGAAACCGTATTCGTGCCTTCGGAAACT TCGAATAGTGTCAAG CGCAAGGAATTTGAGCTTTTAGAATCCC ATAGGGACAAACTTGAGCCTTCATCCCTTCAAACCATCTCTTATACCAGACTTGGACACGCATTGTCGTCTTATGTCTCCCACGGAGCTCCCGATACCAATAAATTATTGGAATTGAGGCTGGGTTCGGCAAAAGATATCGTGGATCTATTATCGAAG TTTTCAGCAAATGCGCACACCCTCTCTACCCCTTCGTTGACACCGATTGGTGTCGCGCTTTCTCCTGTCGCAGCATTGATAAATCACTCATGTGTGCCCAACTGTGTGGTTGTTTTCCCCAAAGCCTCCGAGACCAAAAAAGTACCAAATGAAATGCTTATCATAGCCATAGGAAAAATCCCCCGG ACAGAAATTCTTCAAGAGCGTTATTTCTTCAAGTGCCATTGCCCTAACTGTGAAACGACATCCCTCGTCAAGACCCCGTACGTCGACAGCCGCCGAGCACTCCGATGTGCGTCAAAATCGTGCGAGGGCTTCCTGCCAATGCCTA GACTAGATGATTCCAAATTGAAGAAAACAGAGGTTCAATGTCTACAGTGCAATATCGTGTACTATCGAACCCCCGGCGATCGCAGATGCAATCCGGCTCGGAGAAGAAGGGCTCGAAAGGGCGGAGGAACTTCAATTCTCTG CCTCACCCTGTGCGCTGGTTTGCTAGACCCCGAACGAGCGTTCAAGTACACGTCCAATCTTATACCTATGGTTTCTCGGTTTTTCCACCCGAGCGCACACCCATTACTAGCATTGTCGCGACTGCATCTTTCACTCCTCATCTCTCGCCTCGATCTCGATCGATCTATCCTTGACGAAGCTATTCGTGCGGCAGCGCGTGTCGCCGCTGGGATATCTGCGGTCCTTCCAGCCGGACATCCCGTTCGAGCAGTAACATATGCAGAACTCGGCAAACTGCTAGCTGTAGATGATATTATCCTGAAGGACAGGAGCCTCCCGAACCCACCCCGCCCAACTCGACCCCAAGGCCAACCTAACTTGGGTTGCTGGTGA
- a CDS encoding S-adenosyl-L-homocysteine hydrolase, which yields MVYKVADISLAAFGRKEIEIAENEMPGLIYIRQKYKEAQPLKGARIAGCLHMTIQTAVLIETLTALGAEVTWSSCNIFSTQDHAAAAIAATGVPVFAWKGETEEEYTWCIEQTLAAFPGDKPLNMILDDGGDLTTLVHEKYPQYLQDIRGVSEETTTGVHHLYKAFREGKLKIPAINVNDSVTKSKFDNYYGCRESLVDGIKRATDVMLAGKVAVVAGFGDVGKGCAESLRSYGARVLVTEIDPINALQAAMAGYEVTTMEDAAHRSNVFVTTTGNRDIIVGKHFEVMPEDAIVCNIGHFDIEVDVAWLKSNAKQVVNVKPQVDRFTMPNGRHIILLAEGRLVNLGCATGHPSFVMSCSFSNQVLAQIALWTRPGDFPLGVHMLPKELDEEVARAHLAQLNVKLTTLSDVQSKYLDIPVNGPYKASHYRY from the exons ATGGTTTACAAGGTTGCTG ACATCTCCCTCGCCGCGTTTGGCCGCAAGGAAATCGAAATTGCCGAAAATGAGATGCCGGGTCTCATCTACATCCGTCAAAAGTACAAGGAAGCTCAGCCCTTGAAGGGCGCTCGCATCGCCGGATGCTTGCACAT GACCATCCAAACCGCTGTGCTTATCGAGACTTTGACCGCCCTCGGGGCTGAAGTTACCTGGTCTTCGTGCAACATCTTCTCCACTCAGGACCACGCCGCTGCTGCCATCGCGGCTACTGGTGTCCCCGTTTTTGCCTGGAAGGGTGAGACCGAGGAAGAGTACACGTGGTGCATTGAGCAGACCCTGGCTGCTTTCCCCGGTGACAAGCCTTTGAACATGATTCTCGACGACGGAGGAGATCTTACCACCCTCGTTCACGAAAAGTACCCTCAATATCTCCAGG ACATTCGCGGTGTTTCTGAGGAGACCACGACGGGTGTGCaccacttgtacaaggccttccGTGAGGGAAAGCTCAAGATTCCTGCGATCAACGTCAACGACTCGGTTACCAAG TCCAAGTTTGACAACTACTATGGATGTCGCGAATCGCTTGTTGATGGTATCAAGCGCGCAACTGATGTGATGCTTGCCGGCAAGGTCGCTGTGGTTGCCGGATTTGGTGATGTCGGAAAGGGC TGCGCCGAGTCCCTTCGTTCGTATGGTGCTCGTGTTCTCGTCACCGAGATCGATCCCATCAATGCGCTCCAGGCGGCTATGGCGGGCTATGAGGTCACCACCATGGAAGATGCTGCGCATCGTTCCAATGTATTTGTTACCACCACTGGTAACCGGGATATCATCGTCGGCAAGCACTTTGAGGTCATGCCCGAGGATGCCATCGTTTGCAA CATCGGTCACTTTGATATTGAAGTTGATGTTGCTTGGTTGAAGAGCAACGCCAAGCAGGTCGTCAACGTCAAGCCCCAGGTCGACCGCTTCACCATGCCCAACGGCCGCCACATTATCCTTCTCGCCGAGGGCCGTCTTGTCAACCTTGGATGCGCCACTGGCCACCCTTCGTTCGTCATGTCCTGCTCCTTCTCCAACCAGGTCCTTGCCCAGATTGCTCTCTGGACTCGCCCAGGCGACTTCCCTCTCGGTGTTCACATGCTTCCCAAGGAGCTCGATGAGGAAGTCGCTCGCGCTCACCTTGCGCAGCTCAACGTCAAGTTGACCACTCTCTCCGATGTCCAGTCCAAGTACCTCGACATTCCTGTCAACGGCCCTTACAAGGCGTCTCACTACCGCTACTAA
- a CDS encoding endoglucanase cel12C, translating to MSFKLFAIASLALSTLVSGSPVETGLAKRDAETSLNKRFNVLKGQWDSENLNNNYYILYNNLWGKDAGSGSQETQATSVNGKKVAWKTTYNWSGGQYNVKSYSNVALNSGLGKRLSAISSIPTGWYWTYSSASSSLVSNVSYDLWLSTSASGSNTDEIMIWLSARGGAGPIGSQIATASVNGVSWKLFKGTVSTWTVWSFVASSELTGFNQDLKPFFTYLINSQGLSNSKYLTGVQAGTEPFVGSATLTTTEYSVTVN from the exons ATGTCCTTCAAGCTCTTTGCTATCGCTTCGCTCGCACTCTCTACTCTTGTTTCTGGCTCTCCGGTCGAGACCGGTCTCGCCAAACGCGATGCTGAGACCTCGTTGAACAAGCGTTTCAATGTGCTCAAAGGCCAATGGGATTCCGAGAACCTA AATAACAATTATTACATCCTCTACAACAACCTCTGGGGAAAAGACGCGGGCAGCGGCTCCCAAGAAACTCAGGCGACCTCGGTCAATGGCAAAAAAGTAGCATGGAAGACTACCTACAACTGGTCCGGTGGACAGTACAACGTCAAGAGCT ACTCGAACGTTGCTCTGAACAGCGGTCTTGGCAAGAGGCTGTCGGCGATCAGCTCCATCCCGACCGGATGGTACTGGACCTACTCGTCCGCATCTTCCTCGCTTGTTTCCAATGTTTcttatgacctttggctgaGCACTTCAGCATCCGGATCGAACACTGACGAAATCATGATTTGGCTCAGCGCTCGCGGAGGTGCTGGCCCCATTGGTTCTCAAATTGCCACCGCCTCG GTCAACGGCGTTAGTTGGAAACTGTTCAAGGGTACTGTCTCTACCTGGACAGTCTGGTCCTTCGTGGCTTCTTCGGAGCTCACAGGGTTTAACCAGGACCTCAAGCCTTTCTTCA CCTATCTTATCAACAGCCAAGGTCTCTCCAACTCCAAGTATTTGACTGGTGTACAGGCCGGAACCGAGCCGTTCGTTG GATCTGCAACACTCACTACTACCGAATACAGCGTTACCGTCAACTAA
- a CDS encoding MYND Zn-finger protein has product MPGIVALGAKRLIGTILVYDDFLPNHLDVQLCRDYGFARAQFEQSESRLLSLFQGIITYGNIDSREIHRQRLAGTLIDYIKNYYENIPAYARGGYYPWFLKNQHLLAPPKFPDMSTAILSNSEFIQRAWCFAGGLVTDDLDSIQSHTKDWPEEKLRAFRFVQLLLHTRFQLSPDLPEWVHFGFCGCSSPNEEKNLWNSYIELIHKVSFEHFYTAYDGSSLPDLFSANGLEITNPFVLDVLSGTPHMTKSVWSLKQFALGDYARLKPSSIVDYGFMNCGGEEDLVYSLKEVYHRILTAPGANPLKLHEACLQGKLFRYAKQVAEVGPRFAPLMKNIYPLRE; this is encoded by the exons ATGCCTGGTATTGTAGCTCTGGGTGCCAAAAGGCTGATTGGAA CCATCCTAGTGTATGACGATTTCCTTCCAAATCACCTTGATGTTCAGCTTTGCCGAGACTATGGGTTCGCTCGAGCACAATTTGAACAAAGTGAAAGTCGGTTGCTTAGCCTTTTCCAAGGGATCATCACCTATGGGAATATTGATTCACGCGAAATCCATCGACAGAGACTTGCTGGTACTCTCATTGATTATATCAAAAACTATTACGAAAACATTCCGGCGTATGCCCGTGGTGGCTATTATCCGTGGTTCTTAAAAAATCAGCATTTACTTGCTCCACCTAAATTTCCTGACATGTCCACTGCTATTCTGAGCAACAGTGAATTCATTCAAAGGGCGTGGTGTTTTGCTGGGGGACTGGTGACTGATGACCTCGATAGCATCCAATCCCATACGAAAGACTGGCCGGAAGAGAAGCTTCGTGCCTTTAGATTCGTGCAATTACTGCTTCACACAAGATTTCAGCTCTCTCCCGATCTCCCTGAGTGGGTTCATTTCGGTTTCTGTGGATGCAGTTCGCCCAACGAGGAAAAGAATCTCTGGAATTCCTATATCGAGCTGATCCATAAAGTCTCGTTTGAACATTTTTACACCGCATATGATGGTTCGTCTCTCCCTGATCTTTTCTCGGCCAACGGGTTGGAGATCACAAATCCATTCGTCCTTGACGTCCTCAGCGGCACTCCACATATGACAAAATCGGTCTGGAGTCTCAAGCAGTTCGCTCTCGGTGACTACGCGAGGTTGAAACCCTCCTCGATTGTTGACTATGGATTCATGAATTGCGGGGGAGAGGAGGATCTGGTCTACTCCCTAAAAGAAGTCTACCATCGTATCCTCACGGCTCCCGGTGCCAATCCACTAAAGCTTCATGAGGCCTGCCTTCAAGGGAAATTGTTTCGATATGCCAAGCAAGTAGCTGAGGTGGGACCTAGGTTTGCTCCCTTGATGAAAAATATATACCCTCTTCGTGAATAA